The proteins below come from a single Triticum aestivum cultivar Chinese Spring chromosome 5D, IWGSC CS RefSeq v2.1, whole genome shotgun sequence genomic window:
- the LOC123124046 gene encoding protein FAF-like, chloroplastic: MTVAVCHVMPALDVAPPHTHTRMPAPMTPPPRQLDMWSAIQAPATKPEPPAVKARAGYPMATVRRSMSHESLSLCTESLGCETGTRGDFLDLASLLYAPPLSSHQSEDAVAQEEEQEETAAGELKLSAVQYHRARPQRAFPPPLPSMSRHRGDDGGPCLRVRPHRRDGRLVLEAVAAKPQGYLHAQRQDGRLKLCFVDYSASDSVLDHQKQSMVQQQQPGQEQMLQEKDVEEVVDDEEDEVEEEGDEVEVVDRGMMVEVVAASGKAQRCSRIVINKFVGGAPVTTDDVNTIPSPSRSFRATEDELAAPTVTSGLRRVPSSTTTLAAAVAAASTGMQSDEEDEEEVEEESASLLFTSRVGDREELMQSVRRCRQLRQRPLFIVESYSIIAA, encoded by the coding sequence ATGACGGTGGCTGTGTGCCATGTCATGCCGGCGCTGGACGTCGCTCCTCCTCACACTCACACTCGCATGCCGGCGCCGATGACGCCCCCGCCGCGGCAGCTGGACATGTGGAGCGCCATCCAGGCCCCGGCCACCAAGCCCGAGCCGCCGGCGGTCAAGGCCAGGGCCGGCTACCCGATGGCGACGGTGCGGCGGTCCATGAGCCACGAGAGCCTGAGCCTCTGCACGGAGAGCCTCGGCTGCGAGACCGGCACCCGCGGCGACTTCCTCGACCTGGCGTCCCTCCTCTACGCGCCGCCACTGTCGTCCCACCAGAGCGAGGATGCCGTCGCCCAAGAAGAAGAGCAGGAAGAGACGGCGGCCGGGGAGCTGAAGCTGAGCGCGGTGCAGTACCACCGCGCCCGGCCGCAGCGCGCGTTCCCGCCGCCGCTACCGTCCATGTCGCGCCaccgcggcgacgacggcgggccgTGCTTGCGGGTGCGCCCGCACCGCCGTGACGGGCGCCTCGTGCTCGAGGCTGTGGCCGCGAAGCCCCAGGGGTACCTCCACGCGCAGCGCCAGGACGGCCGCCTCAAGCTCTGCTTCGTGGACTACTCTGCTTCGGACTCTGTCCTCGACCACCAGAAGCAGAGCATGGTGCAACAGCAACAGCCAGGCCAAGAACAGATGCTGCAAGAGAAGGATGTTGAAGAAGTTGTCGACGACGAAGAAGATGaagtggaggaggagggggacgaggTGGAGGTGGTGGACAGGGGAATgatggtggaggtggtggcggcgtccGGCAAGGCGCAGCGGTGCTCCAGGATCGTCATCAACAAGTTCGTCGGCGGCGCTCCGGTCACCACCGACGACGTGAACACGATCCCGTCCCCATCGCGCAGCTTCAGAGCTACCGAGGACGAATTAGCCGCTCCGACCGTGACGTCGGGGTTGCGCCGGGTGCCGTCGTCCACCACGACGCTGGCCGCCGCGGTGGCCGCCGCGTCCACTGGCATGCAgtccgacgaggaggacgaggaagaggttGAGGAGGAGAGCGCGTCGCTGCTGTTCACGTCGCGGGTGGGGGACAGGGAGGAGCTGATGCAGAGCGTGCGGCGGTGCCGGCAGCTCCGGCAGAGGCCGCTCTTCATCGTGGAGTCATACTCCATCATCGCCGCCTGA